A genomic segment from Kiritimatiellia bacterium encodes:
- a CDS encoding biotin--[acetyl-CoA-carboxylase] ligase produces the protein MRDPIRSGPLRRAVAPAQVRVWSRLGSTQQRAIAMLEAGRLRPPALLVAAHQTAGIGRGTNRWWADEGSLCATLVLPVVPAMPVGQVPLRAGLAVAETLARHLPPRTVQVKWPNDVWMRGRKLAGILSARVREADVIGIGINVTTDLRRAPADVRAIATSLREWLPAPPSRAALLVEIWQAVLATRAATDWMERYRKRHALENRLVLAELNGRLVRGRCEGLDNEGRLRLAVGGAHLAITEATVQLCGRSSGQPKSATATGLEIA, from the coding sequence GTGCGCGACCCGATCCGTTCCGGTCCCTTGCGTCGCGCGGTCGCTCCGGCGCAGGTGCGAGTGTGGTCGCGGCTCGGTTCCACTCAGCAGCGCGCGATCGCAATGCTGGAGGCGGGCCGGCTCCGTCCGCCGGCGCTCCTGGTGGCCGCCCACCAGACCGCCGGCATCGGCCGGGGCACCAATCGATGGTGGGCGGATGAGGGATCCCTCTGCGCAACGCTGGTGCTCCCCGTGGTGCCAGCGATGCCCGTCGGCCAGGTGCCGCTGCGGGCCGGCCTGGCCGTCGCCGAGACGCTCGCCCGACATCTGCCGCCTCGCACCGTGCAGGTGAAGTGGCCGAACGACGTGTGGATGCGCGGCCGCAAGCTCGCCGGCATCCTCTCCGCCCGGGTGCGGGAAGCGGACGTGATCGGCATTGGCATCAACGTCACCACCGACCTGCGCCGCGCACCGGCCGACGTGCGCGCGATCGCCACCTCGCTGCGCGAGTGGCTCCCCGCTCCTCCTTCGCGCGCTGCGCTACTGGTAGAGATCTGGCAGGCCGTGCTCGCCACACGCGCGGCCACCGACTGGATGGAACGCTACCGTAAACGCCACGCGCTCGAAAACCGGCTCGTGCTCGCGGAGCTCAATGGCCGCCTCGTGCGGGGACGGTGCGAGGGCCTGGACAACGAGGGGCGGCTGCGCCTGGCCGTCGGTGGCGCACACCTGGCCATCACCGAAGCGACGGTGCAGCTCTGTGGCCGCTCCTCGGGCCAGCCGAAGTCCGCCACTGCAACCGGCCTCGAGATCGCCTGA